From the genome of Amycolatopsis sp. NBC_01488, one region includes:
- the rpmI gene encoding 50S ribosomal protein L35 — protein MPKMKTHSGTSKRIRVTGTGKLRRQKAGRRHLMEKKSNRLTRRLEGTTELAKTEAGRVKRLLGI, from the coding sequence ATGCCGAAGATGAAGACCCACAGCGGGACGTCCAAGCGGATCCGCGTCACGGGCACGGGCAAGCTGCGCCGCCAGAAGGCCGGCCGCCGCCACCTGATGGAGAAGAAGTCGAACCGCCTCACCCGCCGCCTCGAGGGCACCACCGAGCTGGCGAAGACCGAGGCCGGCCGCGTCAAGCGCCTGCTCGGCATCTGA
- a CDS encoding TrmH family RNA methyltransferase, translating to MTGSFPRPGADPFTERTPRVVAARKLTRRADRDKTGRFLAEGANAVEAALANGTVHELFVTSRAAEQHADLVDAARAAGVPVSPITDRAADGLSETVTPQGIVAVCALLDRPLDEAVATGARLVVVLVDVADPGNAGTVIRVADAAGADAVVLAGDTVDPHNGKCVRAAAGSLFHLPIARVRDVPDVLAACSAAGLRTFAAHGYADAELDRVDLAEPTAWVFGNEAHGLSADVLDRADLAVRIPVYGKAESLNLATAAAVCVYTSAMAARR from the coding sequence CTGACCGGCAGCTTTCCCCGGCCCGGGGCGGATCCGTTCACCGAACGGACCCCCCGGGTCGTTGCTGCGCGCAAGCTGACGCGGCGCGCGGACCGCGACAAGACCGGCCGCTTCCTGGCCGAAGGCGCCAACGCCGTCGAAGCCGCGCTGGCGAACGGCACGGTCCACGAACTGTTCGTCACCTCCCGCGCGGCGGAGCAGCACGCGGACCTCGTGGACGCGGCCCGCGCGGCCGGTGTCCCGGTCTCGCCGATCACCGATCGCGCCGCCGACGGGCTGTCGGAAACCGTGACGCCCCAAGGCATCGTGGCCGTCTGCGCGCTGCTCGACCGACCGCTCGACGAGGCCGTCGCCACCGGCGCACGGCTCGTCGTGGTGCTCGTCGACGTCGCCGACCCCGGCAACGCGGGCACGGTGATCCGCGTCGCCGACGCGGCGGGAGCCGACGCCGTCGTGCTGGCGGGCGACACCGTCGACCCGCACAACGGCAAGTGCGTCCGCGCGGCCGCCGGCAGCCTGTTCCACCTGCCCATCGCGCGCGTCCGGGACGTCCCGGACGTGCTGGCGGCCTGCTCGGCGGCGGGCCTGCGCACGTTCGCCGCGCACGGCTATGCCGACGCCGAACTCGATCGGGTGGATCTCGCCGAGCCGACGGCGTGGGTCTTCGGCAACGAGGCCCACGGCCTGTCCGCCGACGTCCTCGACCGCGCCGACCTCGCCGTCCGGATTCCGGTCTACGGCAAAGCGGAGAGCCTCAACCTGGCCACGGCCGCGGCCGTCTGCGTCTACACGAGCGCGATGGCGGCGCGTCGCTGA
- a CDS encoding DUF6159 family protein, protein MGRLARSYALFVASLRVLRAHKGLAWFPVLAGIAGLLVAGVFLTPAFFTAHVQTGDVRPTAGTYLLLAAFYLVSAFVAIFFNAALISQADLALRGDGGLPGVGTGLAAAGRRWPALLGWAGLSATVSLVLRTIEERLGFLGSIVSGLVGLAWRLTTFLVLPVVMLEGAGVRGSVKRSVELFRRTWGENVVGNAGIGLIGFVISLAGYAVLLLAGFLLGGTATVFVCLGLALVWTVLVAIFTTTLTGIYQAALYRYAADGVVAGEFASVDFGAAFRER, encoded by the coding sequence ATGGGCAGGCTCGCCCGTTCGTACGCGTTGTTCGTCGCTTCGCTCCGGGTGCTGCGCGCCCACAAGGGCCTCGCGTGGTTCCCGGTGCTCGCCGGCATCGCCGGGCTGCTGGTCGCCGGGGTGTTCCTGACGCCGGCGTTCTTCACCGCGCACGTCCAGACCGGCGACGTCCGGCCCACCGCCGGCACGTATCTGCTGCTCGCGGCGTTCTACCTGGTCTCGGCGTTCGTGGCGATCTTCTTCAACGCCGCCCTGATCTCCCAGGCGGACCTGGCCCTGCGCGGCGACGGCGGCCTGCCGGGCGTCGGCACGGGCCTGGCCGCGGCCGGCCGCCGATGGCCCGCGCTGCTGGGCTGGGCCGGCCTTTCCGCGACGGTCAGCCTGGTCCTGCGCACCATCGAAGAGCGGCTCGGCTTCCTCGGGAGCATCGTCAGCGGCCTGGTCGGCCTGGCCTGGCGGCTCACGACCTTCCTGGTGCTCCCCGTCGTCATGCTGGAGGGCGCCGGCGTGCGGGGCAGCGTCAAGCGTTCGGTCGAGCTGTTCCGCCGCACCTGGGGCGAGAACGTCGTGGGCAACGCGGGCATCGGCCTGATCGGGTTCGTCATCAGCCTTGCCGGCTACGCCGTGCTCCTGCTCGCGGGCTTCCTGCTCGGCGGCACCGCGACCGTGTTCGTGTGCCTCGGCCTGGCGCTCGTGTGGACCGTGCTGGTCGCGATCTTCACCACCACGCTGACGGGCATCTACCAGGCCGCGCTGTACCGCTACGCGGCCGACGGCGTCGTGGCGGGCGAGTTCGCGTCGGTGGACTTCGGGGCGGCTTTCCGCGAGCGCTGA
- a CDS encoding RidA family protein, producing the protein MSKTAVSTENAPKPPAKFSQAVRKGNLLQVAGQVGFDPATGAVVGEDVVGQTRQTFKNIEAVLAEAGSSLADAIMVRVYLTDTAHFAPFNEVYDELIGDAPHAARTTVYVGLPGELLVEIDVLCVLD; encoded by the coding sequence ATGAGCAAGACGGCAGTTTCCACCGAGAACGCGCCGAAGCCGCCGGCGAAGTTCTCGCAGGCCGTCCGCAAGGGGAACCTGCTGCAGGTCGCCGGCCAGGTCGGCTTCGACCCGGCGACCGGCGCCGTCGTCGGCGAGGACGTCGTGGGCCAGACCCGCCAGACGTTCAAGAACATCGAAGCCGTGCTGGCCGAGGCGGGTTCGAGCCTGGCCGACGCGATCATGGTGCGGGTGTACCTGACCGACACGGCGCACTTCGCGCCGTTCAACGAGGTCTACGACGAGCTGATCGGCGACGCGCCGCACGCCGCCCGCACGACGGTGTACGTCGGCCTCCCGGGCGAGCTCCTCGTCGAGATCGACGTGCTCTGCGTGCTGGACTGA
- a CDS encoding 1-aminocyclopropane-1-carboxylate deaminase — protein sequence MTLADFPRFPLLFGPSPVHPLERLTAHLGGANVWAKREDVNSGLAFGGNKTRKLEYLVADALNEGADTLVSIGGVQSNHTRQVAAAAARAGLKAVLVQESWVDWPDPLYDKVGNIQLSRILGADVRLVDAGFGIGFKQAWEDAVAEIEADGGKPYPIPAGASDHRLGGLGFANWVVELEEQEEELGVFFDTVIVCSVTGSTQGGMVAGTALGKKRRILGIDASAKPEETREQVTRIARTTAELIGAGEIADVELDDRYHAGIYGIPDKSTVDAIETCARLEGMITDPVYEGKSMAGLIDLVGRGEIGKDSNVLYAHLGGQPALNGYTSVLG from the coding sequence ATGACCCTCGCCGACTTCCCGCGCTTCCCCCTGTTGTTCGGCCCGTCGCCGGTGCACCCGCTCGAACGCCTCACCGCGCACCTCGGCGGCGCGAACGTCTGGGCCAAGCGTGAAGACGTCAACTCGGGCCTGGCCTTCGGCGGCAACAAGACCCGCAAGCTCGAGTACCTCGTCGCGGACGCCCTGAACGAGGGCGCGGACACGCTCGTCTCCATCGGCGGCGTCCAGTCCAACCACACCCGGCAGGTCGCGGCCGCCGCGGCGCGCGCCGGGCTGAAGGCCGTGCTGGTGCAGGAAAGCTGGGTCGACTGGCCCGACCCGCTCTACGACAAGGTCGGCAACATCCAGCTCTCGCGGATTCTCGGCGCGGACGTCCGGCTCGTCGACGCCGGCTTCGGCATCGGCTTCAAGCAGGCGTGGGAGGACGCCGTCGCGGAGATCGAGGCCGACGGCGGGAAGCCGTACCCCATCCCGGCCGGCGCGTCGGACCACCGGCTCGGCGGGCTCGGCTTCGCGAACTGGGTCGTCGAACTCGAGGAGCAAGAAGAAGAACTGGGCGTCTTCTTCGACACGGTGATCGTCTGCTCGGTCACCGGCAGCACCCAGGGCGGCATGGTCGCGGGCACCGCGCTCGGCAAGAAGCGGCGCATCCTCGGCATCGACGCCTCCGCGAAGCCCGAAGAAACCCGCGAGCAGGTCACGCGGATCGCGCGCACCACCGCCGAACTGATCGGCGCCGGGGAGATCGCGGACGTCGAGCTGGACGACCGTTACCACGCGGGGATCTACGGCATCCCGGACAAGTCCACTGTGGACGCCATCGAGACGTGCGCGCGACTGGAAGGGATGATCACCGATCCCGTGTACGAGGGCAAGTCCATGGCGGGCCTCATCGACCTGGTCGGCCGCGGGGAAATCGGCAAAGACTCGAACGTCCTCTACGCCCACCTCGGCGGGCAGCCCGCGCTCAACGGCTACACGAGCGTCCTCGGCTGA
- a CDS encoding GntR family transcriptional regulator: MRDEAYDRIRQAIVDGTLPPGTPLRDGDLADQLGLSKAPVREALRRLADDGLVDSKPQSYTRVSDVMSRDVIDARQIVRVLHEFAVREAAPRCRPADVAAMRAANDRFAKAIEAGDIAAAVKADDELHDVPVRLAGNAAVAATLDRYTPLLRRLEHARFSSTLAWNSVERHTTLIDALEAHDTDTAVSVISTIWTDLLEDR; encoded by the coding sequence CTGCGGGACGAGGCGTACGACCGCATCCGCCAGGCCATCGTCGACGGCACGCTGCCGCCCGGCACTCCCCTGCGGGACGGCGACCTCGCCGACCAGCTCGGCCTCTCCAAAGCCCCCGTCCGCGAAGCCCTCAGAAGGCTCGCCGACGACGGGCTCGTCGACTCCAAGCCGCAGAGCTACACGCGGGTCTCCGACGTGATGTCCCGCGACGTCATCGATGCCCGGCAGATCGTGCGCGTGCTGCACGAGTTCGCCGTGCGGGAGGCGGCCCCGAGATGCCGCCCCGCCGACGTCGCCGCGATGCGGGCGGCCAACGACCGCTTCGCGAAGGCCATCGAGGCCGGGGACATCGCCGCGGCCGTGAAAGCGGACGACGAGCTGCACGACGTCCCGGTCCGGCTGGCCGGCAACGCCGCGGTGGCCGCGACCCTCGACCGCTACACGCCGCTCCTGCGCCGGCTGGAGCACGCCCGGTTCAGCTCCACGCTGGCCTGGAACTCGGTCGAGCGCCACACGACGCTCATCGACGCGCTCGAAGCGCACGACACCGACACCGCCGTCTCCGTGATCTCGACCATCTGGACCGACCTCCTGGAGGACCGATGA
- the rplT gene encoding 50S ribosomal protein L20: MARVKRAVNAQKKRRATLELASGYRGQRSRLYRKAKEQTLHSLNYAYRDRRARKGDFRQLWITRINAAARANGVTYNRFIQGIKAAGVEVDRKILADLAVNDAAAFAALAELAKANVNTEAKSA; this comes from the coding sequence GTGGCACGCGTCAAGCGGGCGGTCAACGCCCAGAAGAAGCGTCGCGCAACTCTCGAACTGGCCAGCGGCTACCGCGGCCAGCGTTCGCGGCTGTACCGCAAGGCCAAGGAGCAGACGCTTCACTCGCTCAACTACGCCTACCGGGACCGCCGTGCCCGCAAGGGTGACTTCCGCCAGCTGTGGATCACCCGCATCAACGCGGCCGCCCGCGCGAACGGCGTGACCTACAACCGGTTCATCCAGGGCATCAAGGCCGCGGGTGTCGAGGTCGACCGCAAGATCCTCGCGGACCTCGCCGTCAACGACGCCGCCGCGTTCGCCGCGCTGGCCGAGCTCGCCAAGGCCAACGTGAACACCGAAGCGAAGTCGGCCTGA
- a CDS encoding IclR family transcriptional regulator, giving the protein MSQSLDRALTLLNSIAKDARTLDDLADEIGVHKSTVLRLLRTLEQHHFVRREGTRYYRLGSAMFDLANQALDSIDVRRSAQPALAALNARTGHTVHLASYDDGEVVYIDKYEGRHSVRMYSRVGKRAPLHCTAVGKVLVAAMPPARREEIAHSIEYPVLTSNTITTPEAYLAELERVGRLGYAVDNAEHEDFIHCIAAPVRGADGEVLAAASMSVPKVLLDYEGLLALVPDLRAATTEASVHSGWTENGKGH; this is encoded by the coding sequence GCGCGTTGACCCTGCTGAACTCGATCGCGAAGGACGCTCGCACGCTCGACGACCTCGCCGACGAGATCGGCGTGCACAAGTCGACCGTGCTGCGCCTGCTGCGCACCCTCGAGCAGCACCACTTCGTCCGGCGCGAAGGCACGCGGTACTACCGGCTCGGCAGCGCCATGTTCGACCTCGCCAACCAGGCCCTCGACTCGATCGACGTCCGCCGCAGCGCCCAGCCCGCGCTGGCCGCGCTCAACGCGCGCACCGGGCACACCGTGCACCTGGCCAGCTACGACGACGGCGAAGTCGTCTACATCGACAAGTACGAGGGCCGGCATTCGGTGCGGATGTACTCCCGCGTCGGCAAGCGGGCGCCGCTGCACTGCACGGCGGTCGGCAAGGTGCTGGTCGCGGCGATGCCCCCGGCGCGCCGCGAGGAGATCGCGCACTCGATCGAGTACCCGGTCCTGACGTCGAACACGATCACCACGCCCGAGGCGTACCTCGCCGAGCTGGAGCGCGTGGGCCGGCTCGGGTACGCCGTCGACAACGCCGAGCACGAGGACTTCATCCACTGCATCGCGGCGCCGGTCCGCGGCGCGGACGGCGAAGTCCTGGCCGCCGCGTCGATGTCGGTGCCGAAGGTCCTGCTCGACTACGAAGGCCTGCTGGCACTGGTCCCGGACCTGCGCGCCGCGACCACGGAAGCTTCCGTCCACAGTGGATGGACGGAGAACGGAAAGGGGCACTGA
- the pheT gene encoding phenylalanine--tRNA ligase subunit beta codes for MRVPVSWLTEHLDIGEEVTPQDLADAFVRIGIEVDDLKQLGPVTGPLVVGRVADIEELTEFKKPIRFCRVDVGEEAEEPTEAAGDDEDEDDEDGDFEDEGPHGIRTRGIVCGARNFAEGDLVVVALPGAVLPGGFTIASRKTYGRVSDGMICSARELGLGEDHTGILVLPSGTASPGDDAAELLGLGDTVIELAPTPDRGYALSVRGLARELSNALDVPFGDPALLEVPAAEGDAWPVRVEDPEGCPRFVLRRVTGLDATAPTPWWMRRRLMLAGIRSISLAVDVTNYVMLELGHPLHAFATKAIQGDLVVRRAKPGEKLTTLDDVERTLDPDDVIIADDSGVISLAGTMGGASTEITPESTDVLLEAAHWNPAAISRTARRHKLFSEAAKRFERFTDPQLCPAAVELAARLLRQYGDAAIQPGRTDEGVVEPNPAVVMPINLPDRVAGVNYQRGVTVRRLTQIGCKVSVSTGDDGKGLVTAIPPSWRGDLRQPADLVEEVLRLEGYDSIPSTLPAAPAGRGLTDAQRRVRAVSRALAEVGFVEVRPFPFVGDAVWDAFGLPADDVRRNAVVVRNPLEADRNRLATTLLPGLLDTLQRNVSRGMKDVSLYQIGQVVLPAPNPLKVPDLGVAERPSDEELALLEAAVPQQPLHVAVVLAGQRHRAGWWGQGEQANWADAVQAARTVAEAAGIELTVQAADLPPWHPGRCARLQVGDWPVGHAGELHPKVVEALGLPPRTVAMELDLDAIPLPDSRPAPSVSGYPPVLLDVALVATADVPSADLAAVLRDGAGELLEDITLFDVYAGEQVGEGKRSLAYKLRFRAPDRTLTVDEATKARDAAVAAAGERFDATLRA; via the coding sequence GTGCGAGTCCCCGTCAGCTGGCTGACCGAGCACCTCGACATCGGCGAGGAGGTCACGCCGCAGGACCTGGCCGACGCGTTCGTCCGGATCGGCATCGAGGTCGACGACCTGAAGCAGCTCGGCCCGGTGACCGGCCCGCTGGTCGTCGGCCGGGTGGCCGACATCGAAGAGCTGACCGAGTTCAAGAAGCCGATCCGGTTCTGCCGCGTCGACGTCGGCGAAGAGGCCGAGGAGCCCACCGAAGCCGCCGGCGACGACGAAGACGAGGACGACGAAGACGGCGACTTCGAGGACGAGGGCCCGCACGGCATCCGGACCCGCGGCATCGTCTGCGGCGCGCGCAACTTCGCCGAGGGCGACCTCGTCGTCGTCGCGCTGCCGGGCGCGGTCCTGCCCGGCGGCTTCACCATCGCGTCCCGCAAGACCTACGGCCGCGTCAGCGATGGCATGATCTGCTCGGCCCGCGAGCTCGGCCTCGGCGAGGACCACACCGGCATCCTCGTGCTGCCCTCGGGCACCGCGAGCCCGGGTGACGACGCGGCCGAGCTGCTCGGCCTCGGCGACACCGTGATCGAGCTGGCCCCGACCCCGGACCGCGGCTACGCGCTGTCGGTCCGCGGCCTCGCGCGCGAGCTGTCGAACGCGCTGGACGTGCCCTTCGGCGATCCGGCGCTGCTGGAGGTCCCGGCGGCCGAGGGCGACGCCTGGCCGGTCCGTGTCGAGGACCCGGAAGGCTGTCCGCGGTTCGTGCTGCGCCGGGTCACCGGCCTGGACGCGACCGCGCCCACGCCGTGGTGGATGCGGCGGCGGCTGATGCTGGCCGGCATCCGGTCCATCTCCCTGGCCGTCGACGTCACCAACTACGTGATGCTCGAGCTGGGCCACCCGCTGCACGCGTTCGCCACCAAGGCGATCCAGGGCGACCTGGTGGTCCGCCGGGCGAAGCCGGGCGAGAAGCTGACCACGCTGGACGACGTCGAGCGCACCCTCGACCCGGACGACGTGATCATCGCCGACGACAGCGGCGTCATCTCGCTCGCCGGCACGATGGGCGGGGCGAGCACCGAGATCACGCCGGAGAGCACCGACGTGCTGCTCGAGGCGGCGCACTGGAACCCGGCCGCGATCAGCCGCACCGCGCGGCGGCACAAGCTGTTCTCCGAGGCCGCGAAGCGGTTCGAGCGGTTCACCGACCCGCAGCTCTGCCCGGCGGCCGTCGAGCTGGCCGCGCGGCTGCTGCGCCAGTACGGCGATGCCGCGATCCAGCCCGGCCGCACCGACGAGGGCGTGGTCGAGCCGAACCCGGCCGTCGTGATGCCGATCAACCTGCCCGACCGGGTCGCGGGCGTGAACTACCAGCGCGGCGTGACCGTCCGCAGGCTCACCCAGATCGGCTGCAAGGTCTCGGTCAGCACGGGCGACGACGGCAAGGGCCTGGTCACCGCGATTCCGCCGAGCTGGCGCGGCGACCTGCGCCAGCCGGCCGATCTCGTCGAAGAGGTGCTGCGGCTGGAGGGCTACGACAGCATCCCGTCGACGCTGCCCGCCGCCCCGGCCGGCCGGGGCCTGACCGACGCCCAGCGGCGCGTCCGGGCGGTTTCCCGGGCGCTCGCCGAGGTGGGATTCGTCGAGGTGCGCCCGTTCCCGTTCGTCGGCGACGCGGTGTGGGACGCCTTCGGCCTCCCGGCCGACGACGTCCGCCGCAACGCGGTGGTGGTCCGCAACCCGCTGGAGGCCGACCGCAACCGGCTGGCCACCACGCTGCTGCCGGGCCTGCTGGACACGCTGCAGCGCAACGTGTCCCGCGGGATGAAGGACGTCTCGCTGTACCAGATCGGCCAGGTGGTGCTGCCTGCGCCGAACCCGCTCAAGGTGCCGGACCTCGGCGTCGCCGAGCGGCCTTCCGACGAGGAACTGGCGCTGCTCGAAGCGGCGGTGCCGCAGCAGCCGCTGCACGTCGCCGTGGTCCTCGCCGGCCAGCGTCACCGGGCGGGCTGGTGGGGCCAGGGCGAGCAGGCGAACTGGGCTGACGCAGTGCAGGCCGCGCGCACGGTCGCGGAGGCGGCCGGGATCGAGCTGACCGTGCAGGCGGCGGACCTGCCGCCGTGGCACCCGGGCCGTTGCGCCCGGCTCCAGGTCGGTGACTGGCCGGTCGGCCACGCCGGCGAGCTGCACCCCAAGGTGGTCGAGGCCCTCGGCCTGCCGCCCCGGACGGTCGCGATGGAGCTGGACCTGGACGCGATCCCGCTGCCGGACTCCCGCCCGGCGCCGAGCGTGTCGGGCTACCCGCCGGTGCTGCTCGACGTGGCCCTGGTCGCGACGGCGGACGTGCCGTCGGCCGACCTGGCCGCGGTCCTGCGCGACGGAGCGGGCGAGCTGCTCGAGGACATCACGCTGTTCGACGTGTACGCGGGCGAGCAGGTCGGCGAGGGCAAGCGATCGCTGGCGTACAAGCTGCGCTTCCGCGCGCCGGACCGCACCCTGACGGTCGACGAGGCCACGAAGGCCCGCGACGCAGCGGTGGCAGCGGCGGGCGAGCGCTTCGACGCAACCCTGCGCGCGTAG
- the infC gene encoding translation initiation factor IF-3, with product MWAPGRNENRKHSSDQGGPISSETRINDRIRVPEVRLVGPAGEQVGIVRIEDALRLAQENDLDLVEVAPQARPPVCKLMDFGKFKYESAQKARESRRNQQLTVIKEQKLRPKIDQHDYETKKGHVSRFLAAGNKVKVTIMFRGREQSRPELGYRLLQKLAEDVTELGFVESSAKQDGRNMIMVLAPHKNVKPKAKAEAAPEPTPDA from the coding sequence ATGTGGGCACCAGGTCGAAACGAGAACAGGAAACATTCCTCGGACCAAGGAGGCCCCATCAGCTCCGAGACACGCATCAACGACCGCATCCGGGTGCCGGAGGTCCGACTCGTCGGCCCCGCCGGCGAACAGGTCGGCATCGTCCGGATCGAGGATGCGCTGCGCCTGGCGCAGGAGAACGATCTCGACCTCGTCGAGGTCGCGCCGCAGGCCCGCCCGCCGGTGTGCAAGCTCATGGACTTCGGCAAGTTCAAGTACGAGAGCGCGCAGAAGGCCCGCGAGTCGCGTCGCAACCAGCAGCTGACCGTCATCAAGGAACAGAAGCTGCGCCCCAAGATCGACCAGCACGACTACGAGACCAAGAAGGGTCACGTGTCGCGCTTCCTGGCGGCGGGCAACAAGGTCAAGGTCACGATCATGTTCCGCGGCCGCGAGCAGTCCCGGCCGGAGCTCGGCTACCGGCTGCTGCAGAAGCTCGCCGAAGACGTCACGGAGCTCGGCTTCGTCGAGTCGTCGGCCAAGCAGGACGGTCGCAACATGATCATGGTGCTGGCCCCGCACAAGAACGTGAAGCCGAAGGCGAAGGCGGAGGCGGCCCCCGAGCCGACTCCCGACGCGTAG
- the pheS gene encoding phenylalanine--tRNA ligase subunit alpha — MSGATEKEAQGAVLAPETLQEAVKAAEAAFAAATGLEALAEVKPAHLGDHSPLMLARREIGALPKQEKAEAGKRVNEARQAIQSAFDTRRAELQVERDERVLREEAVDVTLPWDRVPRGARHPISTISERVADAFVAMGYEVAEGPELEAEWFNFDALNFGKDHPARQLQDTFYVGEEDSGLVLRTHTSPVQARTLLHRDLPVYVVCPGRTYRTDELDSTHTPVFTQVEGLAVDKGITMAHLKGTLDAFARAMFGESSKTRLRPHFFPFTEPSAEVDVWFEEKKGGPGWVEWGGCGMVNPNVLRACGVDPEEYSGFAFGMGIERTLQFRNGIPDMRDMVEGDVRFTLPFGTEA; from the coding sequence ATGTCCGGAGCCACGGAGAAGGAAGCCCAGGGCGCGGTGCTCGCCCCCGAGACGCTGCAGGAGGCGGTCAAGGCCGCCGAAGCCGCGTTCGCCGCCGCGACCGGGCTCGAAGCGCTGGCCGAGGTCAAGCCGGCTCACCTCGGCGACCACTCGCCGCTGATGCTGGCCCGCCGCGAGATCGGCGCCCTGCCCAAGCAGGAGAAGGCCGAGGCGGGCAAGCGCGTCAACGAGGCTCGCCAAGCCATCCAGTCCGCCTTCGACACCCGCCGCGCCGAGCTCCAGGTGGAGCGCGACGAGCGCGTGCTGCGCGAGGAGGCCGTCGACGTCACGCTGCCGTGGGACCGTGTCCCGCGCGGGGCCCGGCACCCGATCAGCACCATCTCCGAGCGCGTTGCCGACGCGTTCGTCGCGATGGGCTACGAGGTCGCCGAGGGTCCGGAGCTCGAAGCCGAGTGGTTCAACTTCGACGCGCTGAACTTCGGCAAGGACCACCCCGCCCGCCAACTGCAGGACACGTTCTACGTCGGCGAGGAGGACTCCGGCCTGGTGCTGCGTACGCACACCTCGCCGGTGCAGGCCCGCACGCTGCTGCACCGCGACCTGCCGGTGTACGTCGTCTGCCCCGGCCGGACGTACCGCACCGACGAGCTCGACTCGACGCACACGCCGGTGTTCACCCAGGTCGAGGGCCTCGCGGTGGACAAGGGCATCACCATGGCACACCTCAAGGGCACGCTGGACGCCTTCGCCCGCGCGATGTTCGGCGAGAGCTCGAAGACGCGGCTGCGGCCGCACTTCTTCCCGTTCACCGAGCCGTCCGCCGAGGTGGACGTCTGGTTCGAGGAGAAGAAGGGCGGCCCCGGCTGGGTCGAGTGGGGTGGCTGCGGCATGGTCAACCCGAACGTGCTGCGCGCCTGCGGCGTCGACCCCGAGGAGTACTCGGGCTTCGCCTTCGGCATGGGCATCGAGCGCACCCTGCAGTTCCGCAACGGGATCCCGGACATGCGCGACATGGTGGAAGGCGACGTCCGCTTCACCCTTCCCTTCGGAACGGAGGCGTAG
- a CDS encoding DUF1844 domain-containing protein: protein MSDQPSEQPPYSPEARHLEDIPSVEVISRAAVMLLSAGAERLGLADPDPETSPHRDLDEARRLITALAGLVTASAEYLGLHAGPLRDGLQSLQKAFREASAVPDEPGKGPGEKYTGPVY from the coding sequence GTGTCAGATCAACCCTCCGAACAGCCCCCGTATTCCCCCGAGGCCCGCCACCTGGAGGACATCCCCAGCGTGGAGGTGATCAGCCGGGCCGCGGTGATGCTGCTGTCGGCCGGCGCCGAACGGCTCGGCCTGGCCGACCCGGACCCGGAGACCTCCCCCCACCGCGACCTCGACGAAGCGCGCCGGCTCATCACCGCACTGGCCGGGCTCGTCACCGCTTCCGCGGAGTACCTGGGCCTGCACGCCGGGCCGTTGCGCGACGGCCTGCAGTCGCTCCAGAAGGCCTTCCGGGAGGCTTCGGCCGTGCCGGACGAGCCTGGCAAGGGCCCCGGGGAAAAGTACACCGGCCCCGTTTACTGA